The following proteins are co-located in the Primulina tabacum isolate GXHZ01 chromosome 11, ASM2559414v2, whole genome shotgun sequence genome:
- the LOC142518360 gene encoding uncharacterized protein LOC142518360 isoform X1: protein MCCPFRTSHPDLQRTVAMELHLLNPVAIRVSCFATKSSSRNNPDYDSSMESRGLQFRKFSKKDLSRILTTEAAIKAIEKKANSSKYSNLWPKAILEALNDAVKRNRWESALKIFDLLRRQNWYEPRCQTYAKLLVMLGKCKQIGQTTILFETMLADGLRPTIDVYTAFVGAYALNGLFDEAFRVFNDMKSVHDCKPDAFTYSILVKACMKLRRFDMVGIILEEMLLSRIECSTVTYNILIDGYGKAKRLDLMETSLTDMIQSEKSHPDVITFNSVIAAYGGCGRIKEMEGWFDEFQLMGIKPDVMTYNILIKSYGKCSLYEKMGSVMEFMKKRLYSPTIVTFNILIETFGKAGNIEKMDEIFLEMKHQGLKPNSITYSSLTWAYSKAGLWGKVDSILRQVENSDVELDTPFFNCIISAYGSAGDVEKMNELFMAMKGTGCKPDYITFKTMIQAYRAQGMIKVAQILENNMICAKETLELHKPGR from the exons ATGTGCTGTCCATTTAGAACCTCACATCCAGACTTACAGAGGACGGTGGCAATGGAGCTCCATCTGCTAAACCCAGTTGCCATCCGAGTTTCGTGCTTCGCTACGAAATCGTCATCCAGGAATAATCCAGATTATGACAGCAGCATGGAGTCACGGGGCCTCCAGTTCCGCAAATTCTCCAAGAAAGACCTCTCAAGAATCTTGACAACCGAGGCCGCCATTAAAGCAATTGAAAAGAAGGCAAATTCTTCCAAATACAGCAATCTCTGGCCTAAGGCCATCTTGGAAGCTCTAAATGATGCTGTTAAACGGAACCGATGGGAGTCTGCTCTAAAG ATATTTGATCTTCTACGTAGGCAAAATTGGTACGAGCCCAGATGTCAGACATATGCAAAGTTGTTAGTAATGCTCGGCAAGTGCAAGCAGATTGGTCAGACAACTATTCTTTTTGAGACAATGCTGGCTGATGGCCTCCGGCCTACCATCGATGTTTATACCGCTTTTGTCGGTGCCTATGCACTCAATGGCCTCTTTGATGAGGCATTTCGTGTATTTAATGATATGAAGTCTGTCCATGATTGCAAACCCGATGCTTTTACTTACTCTATCCTTGTGAAAGCCTGTATGAAACTCCGTCGATTCGATATGGTAGGGATAATCCTCGAAGAGATGTTGCTTTCGAGAATTGAGTGTAGTACTGTAACTTACAATATTCTGATTGATGGATATGGCAAAGCTAAAAGACTTGATTTGATGGAGACCTCCTTGACAGACATGATTCAGAGTGAAAAAAGTCATCCTGATGTAATCACTTTCAACTCTGTCATAGCGGCTTATGGCGGTTGTGGAAGGATTAAAGAAATGGAGGGCTGGTTTGATGAGTTTCAGCTAATGGGAATAAAGCCTGACGTTATGACTTACAACATTCTGATCAAGTCATACGGGAAATGTAGCTTGTACGAAAAAATGGGATCTGTTATGGAGTTTATGAAGAAGAGATTATATTCTCCAACAATTGTGACCTTTAACATATTAATTGAGACATTTGGAAAGGCTGGGAACATTGAGAAGATGGATGAAATTTTCTTGGAAATGAAACATCAAGGACTGAAGCCTAACTCAATTACTTACAGCTCTCTTACATGGGCATATAGTAAAGCAGGGCTTTGGGGAAAAGTTGATTCAATTTTAAGACAAGTGGAGAATTCTGATGTGGAGTTAGATACTCCATTTTTCAACTGTATTATTAGTGCTTATGGCAGTGCGGGTGATGTCGAAAAGATGAATGAATTATTCATGGCAATGAAAGGTACTGGATGTAAACCAGATTATATAACCTTTAAAACTATGATTCAAGCCTATCGTGCACAAGGAATGATCAAGGTTGCTCAGATTTTGGAGAATAATATGATATGCGCGAAGGAGACTTTAG AACTCCATAAACCTGGGCGCTGA
- the LOC142518360 gene encoding pentatricopeptide repeat-containing protein At3g53170 isoform X2 — MCCPFRTSHPDLQRTVAMELHLLNPVAIRVSCFATKSSSRNNPDYDSSMESRGLQFRKFSKKDLSRILTTEAAIKAIEKKANSSKYSNLWPKAILEALNDAVKRNRWESALKIFDLLRRQNWYEPRCQTYAKLLVMLGKCKQIGQTTILFETMLADGLRPTIDVYTAFVGAYALNGLFDEAFRVFNDMKSVHDCKPDAFTYSILVKACMKLRRFDMVGIILEEMLLSRIECSTVTYNILIDGYGKAKRLDLMETSLTDMIQSEKSHPDVITFNSVIAAYGGCGRIKEMEGWFDEFQLMGIKPDVMTYNILIKSYGKCSLYEKMGSVMEFMKKRLYSPTIVTFNILIETFGKAGNIEKMDEIFLEMKHQGLKPNSITYSSLTWAYSKAGLWGKVDSILRQVENSDVELDTPFFNCIISAYGSAGDVEKMNELFMAMKGTGCKPDYITFKTMIQAYRAQGMIKVAQILENNMICAKETLGTTTP, encoded by the exons ATGTGCTGTCCATTTAGAACCTCACATCCAGACTTACAGAGGACGGTGGCAATGGAGCTCCATCTGCTAAACCCAGTTGCCATCCGAGTTTCGTGCTTCGCTACGAAATCGTCATCCAGGAATAATCCAGATTATGACAGCAGCATGGAGTCACGGGGCCTCCAGTTCCGCAAATTCTCCAAGAAAGACCTCTCAAGAATCTTGACAACCGAGGCCGCCATTAAAGCAATTGAAAAGAAGGCAAATTCTTCCAAATACAGCAATCTCTGGCCTAAGGCCATCTTGGAAGCTCTAAATGATGCTGTTAAACGGAACCGATGGGAGTCTGCTCTAAAG ATATTTGATCTTCTACGTAGGCAAAATTGGTACGAGCCCAGATGTCAGACATATGCAAAGTTGTTAGTAATGCTCGGCAAGTGCAAGCAGATTGGTCAGACAACTATTCTTTTTGAGACAATGCTGGCTGATGGCCTCCGGCCTACCATCGATGTTTATACCGCTTTTGTCGGTGCCTATGCACTCAATGGCCTCTTTGATGAGGCATTTCGTGTATTTAATGATATGAAGTCTGTCCATGATTGCAAACCCGATGCTTTTACTTACTCTATCCTTGTGAAAGCCTGTATGAAACTCCGTCGATTCGATATGGTAGGGATAATCCTCGAAGAGATGTTGCTTTCGAGAATTGAGTGTAGTACTGTAACTTACAATATTCTGATTGATGGATATGGCAAAGCTAAAAGACTTGATTTGATGGAGACCTCCTTGACAGACATGATTCAGAGTGAAAAAAGTCATCCTGATGTAATCACTTTCAACTCTGTCATAGCGGCTTATGGCGGTTGTGGAAGGATTAAAGAAATGGAGGGCTGGTTTGATGAGTTTCAGCTAATGGGAATAAAGCCTGACGTTATGACTTACAACATTCTGATCAAGTCATACGGGAAATGTAGCTTGTACGAAAAAATGGGATCTGTTATGGAGTTTATGAAGAAGAGATTATATTCTCCAACAATTGTGACCTTTAACATATTAATTGAGACATTTGGAAAGGCTGGGAACATTGAGAAGATGGATGAAATTTTCTTGGAAATGAAACATCAAGGACTGAAGCCTAACTCAATTACTTACAGCTCTCTTACATGGGCATATAGTAAAGCAGGGCTTTGGGGAAAAGTTGATTCAATTTTAAGACAAGTGGAGAATTCTGATGTGGAGTTAGATACTCCATTTTTCAACTGTATTATTAGTGCTTATGGCAGTGCGGGTGATGTCGAAAAGATGAATGAATTATTCATGGCAATGAAAGGTACTGGATGTAAACCAGATTATATAACCTTTAAAACTATGATTCAAGCCTATCGTGCACAAGGAATGATCAAGGTTGCTCAGATTTTGGAGAATAATATGATATGCGCGAAGGAGACTTTAGGCACCAC AACTCCATAA